The sequence AAATACAAGAGGCCAAGCGGGAGCGCAACGAGCGCAACAACGCCACTATCGCAAAGTTGAGCGCAGCGGCGACGCTGCCGACCTGACATGCTCGCATCGCCTTTCTATTCATTGTCGAGTTGCTCTCTTGCTCTTCGTCGTATCGTCGACGACGAGATGGGCTCGAGGCAATCCGACGTCTGCCAGTCAGCCGACGCCAGACATGGCACGCGTATCCTTGGCAAGGAACAGATTGTCTAGTTCGCTTTGAACGTTGTAGTATTTCAACAGCTTGACCTTGAAGGCGGCTAGATCTTCCAACATCAAATCCGTTGAGGCTGGGATAGCCACTCCGAAAAACAGTCCATCTTCCTCGATCATCAAGGATCGGGCGCAAAAGCCGCGCAATAAATTTGTGACCACATCGACCCTTAAGTTCGTTCCGGAATGTGCAAGCTGTTCTGAAAGCCGCCCCGGAGACACAATGTCTAGGCAGGTGAGTTCATACAGGAGCGACGCTGGATATAAAAAAACATCGCTGGCAAGCATGGTAGGGTCGCGTCGGTCCTCGACAACAATACGTTTTCCAGGTAGCCGGGCGTAAGTCAGAGACGCTCCACATCCGAACCGCTCGCGCCACCTCTGAACCCTTTCGTAGGTCTTCTTGGCCCGGCTGACTGAGATGCCGAGATTTTCTTCTACATCAAAGAAATACGTAAGTCGGTCGTGCCACTGCTTATAATCGGGAAAGATGTTCGCAAAGGTGCGAGCTGCTGAAATTTTCGAGATGCCAAAAGTTTCGGGCTGCATCTGCATTGGACTAAATCGTTGAACGCGAATTTCTGGCATCGACGACGGTGGTTCGAGGTGGGAAATAGCATCTATAATGATATCTTGTTCGTCGTAGTCGACGTCGCGTTCCCCAGGTATTCCCCAGAGCAAATTCCACGAAACCTCTATTCCAAAATAGCGAGCCCATTTTAGCAGGTACACATTTTGCAGGCCGGAAATACCCTTCTTAACAATCTTCAGCAAACGCGCACTAAACGATTCAATTCCGGGCTGTATCCCTGTCACCCCCCCTAGGAACAGGCCTCGTATTTCGTCGACGGTCATGTTCCCCTTCACCTCATAGAAGATGTCCAAATTCAGACCGCGACTATGAAGCTCAGGAAAAACAGTCCGTATGTATGATCGAGGCATAATATTATCTACGAACTGAAGCCGTCGTACGTTGTAGCTGCTTACCACCCCCTCAATCAGTTGGATTGCTCCCCGATCATCTTGGTTTGAGTATTCCATGTTGGCGCCGTTCAGCCCGCAAAAGACGCAGTGCTGCTTCGCTCCCCACCAGCAGCCACGGGACGTCTCCAGTGGTATCCGGTGAAATCGCCAGAGCCAATGCCGGTCGATGCCGGTCGTCGCCGCAACTTTGTAAAAGCCGCTATAGTCTGGAATGCCGCTCTCAGCCAGGTTGACTCGGCTCTCAGGCGAACGGACGATCCCAGTCGGGGTTCGCCGAGCCAAGTTCGGAACAGAGGCGATGTCAGCATGCTGTTCTAATGCATCCAGCAGCCTTGGTAACGTTTCTTCGCCCTCACCAGTACAAACAAAATCGATCTCAGGAAGCGCTTCAAGCCAGGCAACGCCCATGTCTGCGTGGAAATTGGCGCCGCCGCATACTATCGGTGTAGCCGGAAACTTTCGCTTTAGCCGTTTGATGAATCCGATAGTAGCCGCTTGCTGCTGGAACGTGCTTGAGAACGCGAATATGTCGAAGTCGGCCCAAGTGTAGAGCTCTTCCAGTCGGGAAAAGAACGTTTCCGAGAGGCGACAAACCGCCTCTAAATCCTCGATCAAGGCCGTGACGTGATCACTCTCAACTCCCTCTCGCTTCATCAGCGCAGCATAATAGTCGGGGCGCGAGATCGGCCGAATGTTAGCTTGTTCGGAGAACAAGAAATTACCGGCGAGGAGGTCGTAGTCGTTGAAGAGTCGGTGATAATTGTCAAAGCCAACGTGCTGTGCATAGAGCACGTTGGCGTATATATCTTCACAGTCGTGCTCGGAACGAGCAAGCCGGCTTTTCAGAGCACCTAGTGCTGCCGATGGTGTTATTGCCAATGCGGAGGGCATGTTGATGAGCGCACACCGCATCGGGGTATCCCCATTAATAGAATCTGATTGTGACAGATCCTCCCATGGGAGTCGCGCTCTTCGTCTTAGCTTGCTCCAGCTCGTTCGCGACTTTCTCGTTGTCTATTGTCACTTTCGAGCCTGACACCGTGAAGGCGTCGAGGGAAATCTCTTGCGTGGTGTTGATCTCAGCCTTCCGCTCCGTAGGTGGCATTCTATCCTCCTTCAACGTTCAGTAGGCACCCGCAAGTACAAACCAACGTGAGGGTGGAGTCAATATGAAGGGCCCGGAGCAAGAAAGCGATCCCTCGCCTTGGTTTTAGGCCAGCTCCGGACCGCGTGCGGTTCGACCCGGTTATTTGATCGACTAATTTTTCGCGGACGTCCGAGACCGCAGCCGTATGCGCCTCATTCAAAAACCCGCGGGAAAACAATCGCATAGCGCTTCCCAGTCATGCTTTCGGGCGCGCCACGTTCCGCCGAATCCCGTTTCCACCCAAATGGCGGAAGTGGTTTGAAGAGGCCTATTGGGCGGGCACAAACGGGGGGCACGCATCCGGCTTCCTGAAGAGTCCTCGTTCCACCATGTACTGAGTCCAGCATGCGGAGCGGGTCCCAAGATTTAGAACGGCACTCAATCGGAGAAGCCCAGAGGCGGTATGGTTCAGTGTAACGTCGATGCCGGCTCCGTGTTCTCGCCATCCCGAAGAACCAAGCTGCGGAAAGTGTTCCAGGCCACGATTCACTGGCGTGGGTTTGGCGGCTACGTGGGGGAGCGCGGGCCGAAAGCAGGTTGGCTGGAAGCTGCTGCAGCATGACCACCCAGCGACGAAAGACTACGAGCCAACAGTCACTTTCCAAGTGGCGACTACAGGAGAGGAGCCCCGGCCATGGCGAGTGTTATCTGCGGGCTGTAATCCAGAAAGCCGCCTGCCGGAGCACGAGCATCGCTCGTTAGTCAGATGGGGCAATGCTTGAAAAAATACAAAAACCAACTACAAAGGGCAATCTTTCCCGGCGCAAAAAGTCAGTCTTTTCAATGAGTAGATCGGGCGGCGGCAGTACCCACCCAACTGTACCAGATTGCTGCTCTCCGGTCCGCCTCACCGCTCGCGCTCAAGGAAGCGCCGCATGCCTGCGGCGATACATCCGCTAGCAGCTCTTCTCTTTAAGTTCACGAAACGAAATGCCTCCGCTGCGTCACCCAATCCGGAGGGAATGGCTTCAACAACGATTTGAGCTCAAGTGTTTTGCTTTGGCGACCATCCAAGATGGACTGGACTAGATCGGGAGCTAGCAAAGTAAGACGGAGCACTCGGCAGACGTAGGACTCGTTCACTGCTTCACGCTTGGAAAGCTCCGCTGCGGAAGCGTAGTATCCAGTTTCAATAAGTCGGCGCCATCGGTGCGCTTTCGCGAGAGCAGTAATAAGGCTGTTGCTTGGTCGGGATCGAGGTGCCGCCCAAGCCTCTACGCCGGCTGGAACTACAATTTGCTTCCTGCCGCTGCTCTGCCTGAAATCGACCGGGATGCTAACTACCAGCTCGCCTCCGTCGCGGCTGAGCCGCACATTCTGTTTGGGTTTAGTGGTCACGCGGCCTCCGCGATTGTCCCGTTTCCCTTCAGGTCCGCAACTAGCGAAGCGAAGCCATCCACCCGAAGGTGCACATCAACCTTTGCAGCGGAGACGACTACCTTGGCGGTAATAAGCTGCAGGATCCGGGATTGCTCAGCCGGGAATAACTCGCCCCAGACTTGGTCAAAATCGACGAGGGCATCGCGGACCCATCGCTCGGTGGTCCCGGGCATGTGGATCCGCATTTTTTTCCAGGTCGCGACGATCAGCTCGGGCGAGGCGAGCACGCGCCGGACTTGGTCGACGACGATTTCCTCAATTTCCCCTGCGGGGACGCGAAATGCCGCGCCTGATGCAGCCGCGCCTTTGATCGTCTGCTGGCTGACGTAATAGCGGTACAGCTTGCCCCGACGGCGGGTATGGGTTGGAGACATTGCCACCCCAGCGGAATCAAAAATGAGCCCTTTGAGCAGGGCAGGGGTCTGCGCCCGGTGCTTTGCAGCTCGCTTGCGAGGGCTCTCCTGCAGGATGGAGTGCACCTGGTCCCAAAGTTTGCGCTCAATGATCGCATCGTGCTCGCCCGGGTAAGCGGTACCCTTGTGCACGGCGTCTCCAACGTAGGTCCGGTTGTTGAGCATCTTGTAGAGCACGCCCTTATCGATCGCCTGGCCGTAGCGATTGCGGACGTCCTTCTGCTTGAGTTCTCGGGAGAGGAGGGTGGCAGATCCCAGAGTCACGAACCTGCGGAATATCCATCGGACGGTCTCCGCATCCTTATCGTTGATCACTAGCTTGCGATCTCTGACCTCGTAGCCGAACGGCGCCCAGCCGCCCATCCACATGCCCTTCTTGCGAGAAGCCGCGAACTTGTCGCGGATGCGTTCGCCGGTCACCTCGCGCTCGAATTGGGCAAAGGAGAGCAAGATGTTCAGTGTCAGCCGGCCCATGGAGGTCGTTGTATTGAAGGACTGCGTGACGGAGACAAAGGTGACCGTGCGTCGGTCGAAAGCTTCCACCAGCTTTGAAAAGTCCATTAACGACCGCGACAGCCGGTCGATCTTGTAGACTACGACCACGTCGACCTTGCCTGCCTCGATGTCGGCCAAAAGGCGCTTGAGGGCGGGGCGTTCCAGCGTGCCGCCGGAGAAACCGCCGTCGTCATATTGATCAGGAACGAGAAGCCAGCCTTCCTGCTTGTGGCTTGCGACATAGGCTTCGCACGCCTCTCGCTGGGCCTCTAGGGAGTTGAACTCCATGTCCAGGCCTTCTTCGCTGGACTTGCGGGTGTAGACCGCACACCGCAGCTTGCGCACGACCGGCTTGCTCATGACGTCCGCTGGCTCTTAAGTCCAAAGAAGATCAGGCCATTCCGGCGCGTGCCCGTGATGGCTATGGCGACCGCAGAAAGCGACTTGTAAGGCCTGCCTTGGTATTCAAAGTCGGCCTCGCGGACCGTTACCCGGTGCTCAACGCCCTTCCACTCCCGAATGAGGCGCGTGCCGCTGACGGGGCGGTCCGAATTTTTGTGCCGAATGCGCTTGCTGCCCTTGGTCGGCAGGTCGGCCGCCAGGGCTTCCAGGCGCCGGACGGTGTCAGCGGACAGTCCACCGTACGCCAGCTCCTGGATCCGGTACGCCAGCCGGCTCTCGAGGAAACGGCGGTTGTAGGGAGGGGGCTCCGAGCCGAACAGCTCGCGCCAGCGCGCCTTTAGCGTACCCACGGGGGCACTCTTAAGGGCCGAAATCTGCGCCAAAACGCCGCCGCTAGCCATCCGTCGTTCTCCATTCCAAAGGCGCAGCATGTCCGCTCTGGTCGGGCGAGATGTCGAGTGAAACATCTCCCTTGTGGTCGGAAAATCCGCTTGCCTTTCGGGCCTGGATCCGGCTGAGGCCGAGCGCCAAAAGCTCGGCGATTTCGGAAATACGGTGCTCTGAGGATGCTTCGGACATGCCCCCAAACTGCTGACCGCAAGATCGCCGTCCAGCAAAATCCATTCAACCTGCAGAGCGTCGGACTTCGTCGCCAATAATCGTACTTGGTCGTGTCGAACAGATTGTGCAGAAGCCGGCGATTTGCCTCGCACTCCCGCAAAAGCAGAAGAAAATCCGCAGAGTGATTCGGGGGACTAGGCATCGCCATGCCGAACGAGAAAGGGACGATTGCACAAACAATCCAGGAGGCCGTCTCGGCTGAGCTTTATCAAGAAGCTCAGGCCGCCCGAATTTCGAGGGGCCGGAGAGGTCGGTTTGTGCTCAGTCCGGGCCTGCACGGATCGCCTGATCCTCGCTACCGAGAATTCCGGTTCAAGGATGCGGCCTGGAAGCTTTTGAAGTCTGAGGTCGAGGGTGACCTTCGAAATATGCTCAAAGCAGGTAAGCTGTCTTCGACTGGGCGCTTCGGGAGCGTTGCGGCGAACGAGCGTTCGATACCTATCTAGCGGTTGGCAGCACATCAAGATCATTGATTGGGAAGAATCAACCGCTCGCGAACAACCAACTGGCGTGCCAATTTTCGACATCCGGATCTCTATGTGCGTTGTGAAGGCGAACCCAACCGAATCCAAGGCCGTCCAAAATGTTGAGCAGAAGCTACCGCGGAAAGAAAGAGTCATCCGTACCCTAGCCGGTCTGATGAAAGCCCATCCTGAAGAACCGTGCCTGACAAAAGCACAACTGAGGAAGAGTGGACTCAGTCAAAGAGAGCTTGAAGACTGCTGGACCAAGGCACTTTCGCGAGCGGGCAATCCGCCAGCTTGGGAGGCATCTGGACGGCGCAAGAGCAGTTGGCTCGCAAAGCTGTCAAAGTCCGACAGGCTCGAGCTCGGCATTTAGCAACATGCGCGAGCCGCGCGTTCCACGTGAAACCAACCGGTTACGCCGGGCTGCGGCAGAGACCTTTTGGAATCGATACACACGTATTGAATACGCTAATTTAATCACAGCGACTATTACGGGCCGCTGAGAACGACATTTTGACCCCGTTCGATTTTTGAAAGGGGTTACCTATGTCAAACAGCTCGTCCCTTGCTCTCCTCACCGAGGAGCAAGCCGCAGATTTTCTCTCATTGTCTGTCCGCACGCTGCAGGCATGGCGCTTGCGTGGCGCCGGCCCAAGGTTTGTGCGCGCAGGCCGCGCGGTTCGTTATCAGCAGTCTGAGCTGATCGCCTGGATCGCCAACAACACGGTCGGGCGGTAGTCCAGGCCATGAAGCGGCATTGGATGCCTCTCTACATTGCCGATTATCTCGCCCACACCGCTCATCTCACCACGGTGGAGCATGGCGCATACCTGCTGCTCCTGATGCATTACTGGATCAAGGGCGAACCGCCAGCGAGTGACGATATCGCTCGCCGCGTCACGCGAATGACGAACCGTCAGTGGGCTAAATCGTCAACCGTTCTGAAGTCTCTTTTTTGCGACGGTTGGCGGCACGAGGTTCTCGACCTTGAATTGGCGAAAGTCATTGAAAAGTCGACGATCGCTTCTGCCAACGCACGCAAGGCGCACGGCGATCGCAAGCCGACGCCAGCCCGCCCGCAAGAGACAAACACACATCACACTCAGAATCACATTGATAGTGATGTTGGGAAGGGACGCGACGCCCCCATTCCAAAATTGGACAGGGGAATTCAGGAAGTGGAGGGGCTTGTCGATGCCTTCCTGAGCGCCCCCGGCTTTCCTGATCGTTCTCGCGCTCCACCCAGCTGGTACAATTTGCTGGATCGTGCGGGCCTCTGGGCCAAGTCCTACCCGGCAAACATGATCCAGGAGACCCGGCAAATCGCCGCGAAGTCGCCTAGCCCAAAGCCCTTAGCCTACTACGAAAAGGTGTTCGCGACCGCATTCGCGCGCCTGCAGCAGCCATTGCCAACCGTATCAACGCCAAGCGCGGAGGCCGCCTATGTCCGACGAAGATCAAACCAACGGCAGTCCATTCGGGAAGTTCTCGATGCACGAATCGCAGCAGCCGAACAAGACCAGCCAGTCCGATGCGACGAAGTTCACGAAGCTACTCCTCGGCTCATACAGCCGGGTGGAGGCCGATGACCCTGAGGTTTTCGCGTCGGCCGTGGTGCGACTGTTCTGCTACTACCCGGTCGATGTCGTGACTCGAGTCTGTGATCCGGTGTTTGGTTTGGCTACGAAGCTGAAGTGGTTTCCTACCCTTGCCGAGATCAAGTCGGAATGCACTGCGGTGTCAGCAGAGTTCGCCCATAGAGAGCGGCGCAAAAACCTGGGCAGATCAATTCCTCCTCCGGTGGACAGGCAGGGCCGTCCCACCATGGAGGAGCTAAAGGCGAAGTATGGACCCAACTGGGGGATCGCTCAGGAAGAGAAATCATCTGGTGGGCCAATGAATAAGCCCGACTGCAAATCCATGACGAATGAGCAATTGGCCAAGCACTACAAGAAGTACGGCTTGGGTGGCTTGATCAAGAAATCTCAGGAGTAGGCGGTTTCATCGAAAGAGATGGTTCGGCAATGAAATGACCGAAGAGGTGTTAACCGCGTTAACCGTGTTAACCTTAGGATTTAGATGGTTCGACTGGCGAGGCAGCGCGGGCTTGAAGCCCGCGTGTTGTTCGATGTGCCTGTCAACCATCGCGTCAACCATGTCAACTGTGTCAACCTAACTTTCGAAGTGCTCCGGCTAGCGCGAGAGCGGGGTGCGAATTACCCGCGGTCGAATTCAAATGCCAGAGGGACCCGTGACCTAGCGCGCGACGGTTATGTCGGTTATCCCGACAAAGAGGATGTGTCTACGCTCTTGCTTCATGCCCGCTATTGACCCTAAGCGGAACTCGTCCAAAGATTCAGGCGTCTTTTCCGGACGCACGAGATCGTGTACTCTTTAAGTAGCTGTCGTCGCAGGCGGGAAATGCCGAATTCCTCGCGGGACTAAACGGACAGCAATCGTGCCATCGGCAGCATTGCACTCGAAAAACCGACTTCCTTTTTCGCCGGTCCTTCAGCATTCGCATTCTAACGCGGGTGCGCGCAAGGCGCGCCCGGATGCTTTGAATCTGAAACGCGGGCCCCACAGCGTGCCTGCGAGGGAGGAGATCTCCATGGCTGACCACCCCACCATTTCGACTGAATATGACCTGGCGTCGCCGACCCTGCCGACCACGATGGTCACTCGCCGCTCGCTCCTCGGCGGGGCCGGCATGGCAGTTGGCGCAGCCGTGCTTGCGTCTCCGCCGGGCATGCCCGGAGTAGCCCCGGCCACGGCGCAGACTGTGGGCGTGGGCGCGGAGGCACGACCCCTGGACGCGGCGTTCAAGCGCCGCGCCTTCGAAGTCCGAGCGGCCTGCGCAAGCAACAACGAGAAAATTCCCATCGCGGCCCACCCGGCGAATGGCGATGAGGCGCGCTACACCAACAAGATCGGCTCCGATACACGGGGCCTGCCGCACGACAAACGCGGCGAAGTGGAGCAAGCTGCATGGCAGGCCCTCGCTACCGCTTGCCAGTCGGGCGATCCCGCTGATTTCGAGAAAATCCCGCTCGGCGGCACGCGCAAACTGGTTAATCCCGTCGGCACGGAGGCCGTCAGTCTGAGCGGCATGAGCCCTACTCAGATTGCGATACCGCCGGCGCCGGCCCTTGCAGGTGCGGAGCGCGGCGGCGAGGCGGTCGAGGTATATTGGCAATCCCTGCTTCGCGACGTTCCGCTTACCGAGTTGCGCGACGACACCTCCAATCGCGACGTGCTTGCAGCAACCGAGGAGATCAACAAGCTTACCGATTTCCGGGGGCCGAAGTCTGGTGGGCGGGTCACACCCGGTACGCTGTTCCGTGCCAATGCGCTTTACTTTGACCCGACTGACCCGAAGGGCCGCTCCGTTACGCCTCCAGGCGTTTTGGACGGCCCGATGATCTCGCAATTCCTGCTGCGCGACGTGCCCTATGCCGCACAATGGATCAGTGCTCAAATTCGCACCGCGCTGCCCACCAGCGAATTCCTGACCGAATACGAGGAGTGGCTGGCGATCCAGAACGGCACCGCACCGAAACGTCAATTGCAGTTCGACGCGACACCTCGATACATCACGACAGGAAGAGATCTCGCGGAATATATCCACACTGGTCCTGCACTTGGGTGGGCGGCGGCACTTATCCTTGCAACGCCCGGCGGCGGGAAGGACCAACGTTACTCCGGCATGTACCCACCGGCCGAGCCCGTGTCCTACCCGTCGAGCCCGTATCGGAAATCGAAAACCCAGGGGCCTGGGGGTGGCACCTTCGGATTGCCCCATGTGCAGGCGCTACTCGCCACGGGGATCAGCAACTCCGTGCGCGCGTCCTATTGGCAGAAGTATTTCGTGCACCGGGCTGTGCGACCGGAAGCCTACGGCGCTCTGGCACACCATCGCCTCGCCAATGGCGTAAGCGACTACCCGCTGCACGATAACTTCCTGAAATCGGAAGCCCTTGAGCGTAGCAAGGCCAAATACGACACCTATCTTCTGTCACAAACCTATCCCGAGGGCGCGCCCTTCCACTCCACCTATCCCGGCGGTGCCACGAGCGTTGGCGCCGTCACGGCTACGATATTGAAGGCGTTTTTCGACGAGAGCCGCGTCATCGCCAACCCGGTACAGCCCGATCCGGCTGACCCGACGAAGCTGGTGCCCTATAACGGCCCGCCACTCACGATTGGTGGAGAGTTGAACAAGCTCGCGGTAAATTTCGGTTTCGGACGGAATTGGGCGGGCATCCACTGGCGTTCCGACGCTGCCGCCTCAATGGCGATCGGCGAGGAAGTGGCTATCGGCATGCTGCGGGACGAGCGCATGACCCTCCGCGAACCTTTCGACGGCTTCTCCTTCACGTGCTTCGACGGCAGCCGCGTGACGATCTGACAGCAGTCGGGCGACGCCCCCTGCCGTGGGGCGCCACCCGGTCCTGTGCAGAGTAACTGGCGATTGCGACCACCACTGGCGATCCGAGATTAGCGCGCACTAGGGCGCTTGGCGGCAGCTTTGTACATGGCCGCTGTTTGTTTCCTCTCAAGTAGCCCTGATGGAAACAGTCGGGGTCACAGCGCTCGCTCGACCACCGAAAAATGCGGCGAGCGCGCCCAGAAGGAG comes from Bradyrhizobium sp. CCGE-LA001 and encodes:
- a CDS encoding helix-turn-helix transcriptional regulator, with product MSNSSSLALLTEEQAADFLSLSVRTLQAWRLRGAGPRFVRAGRAVRYQQSELIAWIANNTVGR
- a CDS encoding recombinase family protein — encoded protein: MSKPVVRKLRCAVYTRKSSEEGLDMEFNSLEAQREACEAYVASHKQEGWLLVPDQYDDGGFSGGTLERPALKRLLADIEAGKVDVVVVYKIDRLSRSLMDFSKLVEAFDRRTVTFVSVTQSFNTTTSMGRLTLNILLSFAQFEREVTGERIRDKFAASRKKGMWMGGWAPFGYEVRDRKLVINDKDAETVRWIFRRFVTLGSATLLSRELKQKDVRNRYGQAIDKGVLYKMLNNRTYVGDAVHKGTAYPGEHDAIIERKLWDQVHSILQESPRKRAAKHRAQTPALLKGLIFDSAGVAMSPTHTRRRGKLYRYYVSQQTIKGAAASGAAFRVPAGEIEEIVVDQVRRVLASPELIVATWKKMRIHMPGTTERWVRDALVDFDQVWGELFPAEQSRILQLITAKVVVSAAKVDVHLRVDGFASLVADLKGNGTIAEAA
- a CDS encoding vanadium-dependent haloperoxidase, with protein sequence MADHPTISTEYDLASPTLPTTMVTRRSLLGGAGMAVGAAVLASPPGMPGVAPATAQTVGVGAEARPLDAAFKRRAFEVRAACASNNEKIPIAAHPANGDEARYTNKIGSDTRGLPHDKRGEVEQAAWQALATACQSGDPADFEKIPLGGTRKLVNPVGTEAVSLSGMSPTQIAIPPAPALAGAERGGEAVEVYWQSLLRDVPLTELRDDTSNRDVLAATEEINKLTDFRGPKSGGRVTPGTLFRANALYFDPTDPKGRSVTPPGVLDGPMISQFLLRDVPYAAQWISAQIRTALPTSEFLTEYEEWLAIQNGTAPKRQLQFDATPRYITTGRDLAEYIHTGPALGWAAALILATPGGGKDQRYSGMYPPAEPVSYPSSPYRKSKTQGPGGGTFGLPHVQALLATGISNSVRASYWQKYFVHRAVRPEAYGALAHHRLANGVSDYPLHDNFLKSEALERSKAKYDTYLLSQTYPEGAPFHSTYPGGATSVGAVTATILKAFFDESRVIANPVQPDPADPTKLVPYNGPPLTIGGELNKLAVNFGFGRNWAGIHWRSDAAASMAIGEEVAIGMLRDERMTLREPFDGFSFTCFDGSRVTI
- a CDS encoding DUF2924 domain-containing protein, which produces MASGGVLAQISALKSAPVGTLKARWRELFGSEPPPYNRRFLESRLAYRIQELAYGGLSADTVRRLEALAADLPTKGSKRIRHKNSDRPVSGTRLIREWKGVEHRVTVREADFEYQGRPYKSLSAVAIAITGTRRNGLIFFGLKSQRTS
- a CDS encoding RiPP maturation radical SAM C-methyltransferase, with the translated sequence MRCALINMPSALAITPSAALGALKSRLARSEHDCEDIYANVLYAQHVGFDNYHRLFNDYDLLAGNFLFSEQANIRPISRPDYYAALMKREGVESDHVTALIEDLEAVCRLSETFFSRLEELYTWADFDIFAFSSTFQQQAATIGFIKRLKRKFPATPIVCGGANFHADMGVAWLEALPEIDFVCTGEGEETLPRLLDALEQHADIASVPNLARRTPTGIVRSPESRVNLAESGIPDYSGFYKVAATTGIDRHWLWRFHRIPLETSRGCWWGAKQHCVFCGLNGANMEYSNQDDRGAIQLIEGVVSSYNVRRLQFVDNIMPRSYIRTVFPELHSRGLNLDIFYEVKGNMTVDEIRGLFLGGVTGIQPGIESFSARLLKIVKKGISGLQNVYLLKWARYFGIEVSWNLLWGIPGERDVDYDEQDIIIDAISHLEPPSSMPEIRVQRFSPMQMQPETFGISKISAARTFANIFPDYKQWHDRLTYFFDVEENLGISVSRAKKTYERVQRWRERFGCGASLTYARLPGKRIVVEDRRDPTMLASDVFLYPASLLYELTCLDIVSPGRLSEQLAHSGTNLRVDVVTNLLRGFCARSLMIEEDGLFFGVAIPASTDLMLEDLAAFKVKLLKYYNVQSELDNLFLAKDTRAMSGVG